The sequence CGCACATCCTTGGCGGCTGCCCCTACGGCCGCGACGCTGCCGAGGGCGTCCTCGGTATGGACGCGCAGGTGCACGGCTATCCTGGCCTCTTCGTCGTGGACGGCGCGATGGTGCCAGCCAACCCAGGCGTGAACCCGAGCCTGACTATCACCGCGATGGCCGAACTGGCGATGAGCCGCATCCCGCCCAAGCCGGGCCTGCATACGCGCGCGCCAATCGGCGTCGCAGAGCTGGCGTCGGCCTAGCTGGGGTTGCCGAGGCGTCGTTTGGCAGGCACCCGTTGCGGACCCGTTCCGCTGCCGTGAAACCCCCACAGGGGGAGGCGATCCGACCCTTCATCAAGAAATAGGGCCCGCTTCGACTTTGGAGGTGAAACACCCAAAATGGTGCACCAAACAAAGGGGAGATGTCATGATCGATCAGAACGGAGCGCACTGGGATGCCATCGTCATCGGCTCAGGGATGGGCGGCATGGCGGCAGCCACGGCCCTGTCCAAGATGGGGCGCAGGGTGCTGCTCCTCGAACAGCACCAAGCCTTCGGCGGGCTGACAAACAGCTTCTCCCGCGACGGATTCACGTGGGATGTCGGCATCCACTACCTGAACTACGTGGCCCCCGGCGAGCCCATCCGAGAGCTCCTCGACTGGCTGGCGGACACCCCGATCGAGTTCGCGTCGATGGGAGCCGTCTACGACACCCTGCACATCGGGTCGGCCGCGCCGCTGCCGCTCTCGCGCCCCTACGAGGCGCAGGAGCGGGACCTGAAGGACCGCTTCCCCGACGAGGCCGAGGCCATCGAGGCGTGGACCGCCGCGCTCCGCGAAGGACGGACGGCGATGGACAAGGTCTTCCCGACCCGCGCGATGCCCAAGCTGGCCGGCGAGGTGGTGCAGTGGTGGAACCACCGGACGATCGCCGAATGGTGCGGCCGGACGACCGAAGAGGTCATCGGCGACATCACGGACCACCCGGAGCTCGCGGCGGTATTCGCCGCGCAGTGGCCCGATCACGGCGGCCGTCCGAGCAGGGGGAGCTTCGCGATGCACGCGGTGACCGCCGGGGGCTATCTCGACTGCGGCGCGTGGTATCCCGTGGGCGGCGGGGTCGCCATCGCCGAGCACATGATCCCCACGATCACTAAGCACGGGGGCGAAGCGCGGACCGGGGTCCGGGTGGACGGCCTTCTCTTCGACGGCAACGCCGTGGTCGGGGTCCGCACCGAGGATGGCACCGAGTTCTACGCCGACGCTGTGATCTCGGACATCGGCGCGCGCGAGACCATCGACACCCTCCTCCCCGCAGACTGCGGGCATGAGGACTGGATCAGCGAGGTGCGCGGTCTGTCTTCGAGCATCGCGCACTTCAACCTGTTCCTCGGCTTCGAAGGCGACATCGAGGCCGCGGGGGCGACGAGGTCGAACCACTGGGTCTACCCCAGCGGGGAGGTCGATGCGCTGTGGACGGATGCGCCCGATGGGGTCCCCCCTGGGATGTTCGTGTCCTTCGAGTCGCTCAAGGACCCTACGCACGACCCCGGGCCTCGGCAGCGGCACGCAGGCGAGATGTATGTCTGGGCCGACTGGTCGACGGTCGCCCGCTGGGCCGACACCCGCCCCGGCAAGCGCCCCGACGACTACAAAGCGTTCAAGCGCCGGGCCGAGGAGACGCTGATCGCGCAGTTCGCAGAGACCTTCCCGGCTGTTGCCGACCTCATCGTCTTCCACGAACTGGCGACGCCGCTGACGACGGTCACCTACACGGGCCACCACAAGGGGGCCTTCTACGGCCTCGAAGTGACGCCCGAGCGGGTCATGAGCGACGCCCTCCGCGCTAAGACGCCGATCCCAGGGCTCTACCTCGCCGGGCAGGATGTCGCCAGCCCCGGCGTCCCCGGCGCGCTCTGGGGAGGGATGCTCGCCGCCGCCAGCATCGCCCCGAAGGAGTTCGCCAAGCTCATGGGGTAGCTCACCGCTGCGCAGGTCACCCAGGTGAACGGCACGGCTGAGCCGACACGGGGCTACGTGCCTGTGAGATTACTAACAAGCTTTAGGCATCAGAGGGATACCGGCATGACCGACACACAGACGATCCTGATCGCCGGCGCGACCGGGTCTATCGGCGGCGGCGCGG comes from Bacteroidota bacterium and encodes:
- a CDS encoding NAD(P)/FAD-dependent oxidoreductase — encoded protein: MIDQNGAHWDAIVIGSGMGGMAAATALSKMGRRVLLLEQHQAFGGLTNSFSRDGFTWDVGIHYLNYVAPGEPIRELLDWLADTPIEFASMGAVYDTLHIGSAAPLPLSRPYEAQERDLKDRFPDEAEAIEAWTAALREGRTAMDKVFPTRAMPKLAGEVVQWWNHRTIAEWCGRTTEEVIGDITDHPELAAVFAAQWPDHGGRPSRGSFAMHAVTAGGYLDCGAWYPVGGGVAIAEHMIPTITKHGGEARTGVRVDGLLFDGNAVVGVRTEDGTEFYADAVISDIGARETIDTLLPADCGHEDWISEVRGLSSSIAHFNLFLGFEGDIEAAGATRSNHWVYPSGEVDALWTDAPDGVPPGMFVSFESLKDPTHDPGPRQRHAGEMYVWADWSTVARWADTRPGKRPDDYKAFKRRAEETLIAQFAETFPAVADLIVFHELATPLTTVTYTGHHKGAFYGLEVTPERVMSDALRAKTPIPGLYLAGQDVASPGVPGALWGGMLAAASIAPKEFAKLMG